A window of the Lactuca sativa cultivar Salinas chromosome 5, Lsat_Salinas_v11, whole genome shotgun sequence genome harbors these coding sequences:
- the LOC128126302 gene encoding uncharacterized protein LOC128126302, which yields MSHEDSQTNPINISNNIGSTTRIPILYTQDYEAWAHHFEDYVVGSEDNGYLIWEAIILGPFVHSGTNTTVKTQKEYNKLVADEHKMPQDEIDKLLCNVKAIRMIRFSLQSDTFRLVSSCTTAKEIWDRLKELYSTDEDLEHSIQTLLLSEFGVFEQKPEEKLIQNFDRFNHLLSNMIKHGIERKLIEQKVTFMNGLRPEWMAVVSTVKAHEQFKSYSLAKLVGILKSHERVVTKEAKVVSGVGSLALVSKGKSVTEEEEDSDMSECDLTSEEYAMMVTNPKKFARRKFPFNKNRNWQGSYSSKKVKDETKISSKKDEDKKESKLAGDLGYDCNYCHGKNHFAKDCMLRKMAEKRDDEDDEAYYMRKLEEINKKKATNSSMNVLIVQENADEDEFGGVEVWSTDYEDEEVRKPTHGKAYVEKEVGSAGKYLIVTASSSTKSASEEPNLTENKCFAANPVSEQINDCDHLIKKGDNEE from the exons atgtctcacgaagattcgcaaacaaatcccatcaacatctcaaacaacattggatctactACCAGGATACCTatactctacactcaagactatgaagcatgggcgcatcactttgaagactacgtggttggatctgaagataatggctatctcATTTGGGAAGCCATCATACTTGGACCTTTTGTTCATTCGGGAACAAACACGACAGTTAAGACCCAAAAAGAATATAACAAGCTGGTGGCGGATGAACATAAGATGCCACAGGATGAGATAGACAAGCTATTGTGTAACGTGAAGGCCATAAGAATGATAAGATTCTCCTTGCAATCTGACACGTTTCGTTTAGttagttcatgcacgacggccaaagaaatctgggataggttgaaagaactctattcaactgatgaagacttggaacactccattcaaaccttgctgctgtcagaatttggagttttcgaacaGAAACCAGAGGAGAAACTCATACAAAAtttcgatcggttcaatcatctcctaAGCAATATGATCAAACACGGAATAGAAAGAAAGTTGATTGAGCAGAAGGTGACTTTCATGAACGGGTTGAGACCGgaatggatggctgtggtttCTACTGTGAAAgcgcatgaacagtttaaatcttactCGCTAGCGAAACTTGTGGGAATACTTAAGTCCCATGAACGTGTAGTAACCAAAGAAGCGAAAGTGGTTTCTGGTGTGGGATCGTTGGCTCTTGTCTCAAAAGGAAAAAGTGTTACAGAAGAAGAGGAAGATTCTGATATGTCTGAGTGTGACCTTACAAGCGAGGAGTATGCTATGATGgtcaccaatccaaagaagtttgcaaGGAGAAAATTTCCCTTCAACAAGAacagaaactggcagggaagttatagctcTAAGAAGGTGAAGGATGAAACAAAAATCTCCTCTAAAAAGGATGAAGATAAGAAAGAGAGCAAACTTGCAGGAGACTTAGGATACGACTGCAATTACTGTCACGGCAAGAACCATTTTGCCAAGGATTGCATGCTAAGGAAAATGGCTGAGAAAAGAGATGATGAAGATGACGAGGCGTACTATATGCGCAAGTTGGAAGAGATCAATAAAAAGAAGGCAACTAACAGTTCTATGAATGTCTTGATTGTACAGGAGAATGCTGATGAAGATGAGTTTGGTGGCgtcgaagtttggtcaaccgactatgaagatgaagaggtgagaaagcccactcatggaaaggcttatgtggaaaAGGAAGTAGGTTCGGCTGGAAAGTACCTGATTGTCACAGCTAGTTCATCAACCAAAAGTGCTAGTGAGGAACCGAACCTGACTGAAAACAAATGTTTTGCAGCAAATCCAGTTAGTGAgcagatcaacgactgcgatcatttgatcaaaaag GGTGACAACGAAGAGTGA